From the Lathyrus oleraceus cultivar Zhongwan6 chromosome 4, CAAS_Psat_ZW6_1.0, whole genome shotgun sequence genome, one window contains:
- the LOC127076151 gene encoding metal tolerance protein 1 isoform X1: protein MNMDAHSSGHSQIIEISVDLNDPGRKICGEAPCGFLDAGSISLDSKERSTSMRKLLMAVVLCVIFMTVELVGGIKANSLAILTDAAHLLSDVAAFAISLFSLWAAGWEATPRQSYGFYRIEILGALVSIQLIWLLAGIIVYEAIDRLITGSKNVDGFIMFLVAAFGLVVNIIMAVLLGHDHGHGHGHGHDHGHGHGHDHGHSHHGHSHGLTVSTHDLTKDDEHHHHTHDNHTHHDEENHSKDPHNHTHEDHIHHHTGEGVTEPLLAESKDKSKKKRNINVQGAYLHVLGDSIQSIGVMIGGAVIWYKPEWKIVDLICTLIFSVIVLGTTINMLRNILEVLMESTPREIDATQLERGILDIEEVVAVHELHIWAITVGKILLACHVKINRDADAEVVLDKVVDYIRRVYNISHVTIQIER, encoded by the exons ATGAAT ATGGATGCACACAGCTCGGGGCACAGTCAAATAATTGAAATCAGTGTAGATCTTAATGATCCAGGAAGGAAGATTTGTGGGGAAGCACCATGTGGATTCTTAGATGCTGGATCCATCTCTCTGGATTCCAAAGAACGTTCAACTTCCATGCGGAAGCTTTTGATGGCAGTGGTCCTCTGTGTTATTTTCATGACCGTTGAACTAGTTGGTGGCATCAAAGCAAACAGTCTTGCAATATTGACTGATGCAGCACATCTTCTTTCTGACGTTGCAGCGTTTGCCATCTCCTTGTTTTCTTTATGGGCTGCGGGATGGGAAGCTACTCCTCGTCAATCGTACGGGTTTTATAGAATAGAGATTCTCGGTGCTTTGGTTTCTATCCAGTTAATATGGCTGCTTGCCGGGATTATTGTATACGAAGCCATAGATAGGCTCATTACTGGTTCTAAAAATGTGGATGGGTTTATAATGTTTCTAGTTGCCGCATTTGGTCTTGTGGTTAACATAATTATGGCTGTGTTATTAGGTCATGATCATGGCCACGGTCATGGTCATGGTCACGATCATGGCCATGGTCATGGCCATGACCACGGACACAGTCATCATGGTCACAGTCACGGACTTACAGTTTCTACTCATGATCTTACAAAAGACGACGAGCACCATCATCATACTCACGACAACCACACTCACCATGATGAAGAGAATCATTCAAAAGATCCACACAATCATACTCACGAAGATCACATTCACCATCACACCGGCGAAGGTGTTACTGAACCACTTCTTGCAGAATCAAAAGACAAGTCCAAGAAGAAGAGAAACATAAACGTGCAGGGCGCTTATCTCCATGTACTCGGCGACTCCATCCAAAGTATTGGAGTAATGATTGGAGGAGCAGTGATATGGTATAAACCAGAATGGAAAATAGTTGATTTAATTTGCACTCTCATATTTTCAGTAATTGTTTTAGGGACAACAATCAACATGTTGCGAAACATTTTGGAAGTTCTAATGGAAAGCACGCCTCGAGAGATCGATGCTACTCAGCTTGAAAGGGGGATATTAGATATTGAAGAAGTAGTGGCTGTTCATGAGCTGCACATTTGGGCCATTACAGTTGGGAAGATTTTATTAGCATGTCATGTTAAAATCAACCGCGATGCCGACGCAGAGGTGGTGTTGGACAAGGTTGTAGACTACATCAGAAGGGTTTATAACATCAGTCATGTAACTATACAGATAGAGCGTTAG
- the LOC127076151 gene encoding metal tolerance protein 1 isoform X2 yields MDAHSSGHSQIIEISVDLNDPGRKICGEAPCGFLDAGSISLDSKERSTSMRKLLMAVVLCVIFMTVELVGGIKANSLAILTDAAHLLSDVAAFAISLFSLWAAGWEATPRQSYGFYRIEILGALVSIQLIWLLAGIIVYEAIDRLITGSKNVDGFIMFLVAAFGLVVNIIMAVLLGHDHGHGHGHGHDHGHGHGHDHGHSHHGHSHGLTVSTHDLTKDDEHHHHTHDNHTHHDEENHSKDPHNHTHEDHIHHHTGEGVTEPLLAESKDKSKKKRNINVQGAYLHVLGDSIQSIGVMIGGAVIWYKPEWKIVDLICTLIFSVIVLGTTINMLRNILEVLMESTPREIDATQLERGILDIEEVVAVHELHIWAITVGKILLACHVKINRDADAEVVLDKVVDYIRRVYNISHVTIQIER; encoded by the coding sequence ATGGATGCACACAGCTCGGGGCACAGTCAAATAATTGAAATCAGTGTAGATCTTAATGATCCAGGAAGGAAGATTTGTGGGGAAGCACCATGTGGATTCTTAGATGCTGGATCCATCTCTCTGGATTCCAAAGAACGTTCAACTTCCATGCGGAAGCTTTTGATGGCAGTGGTCCTCTGTGTTATTTTCATGACCGTTGAACTAGTTGGTGGCATCAAAGCAAACAGTCTTGCAATATTGACTGATGCAGCACATCTTCTTTCTGACGTTGCAGCGTTTGCCATCTCCTTGTTTTCTTTATGGGCTGCGGGATGGGAAGCTACTCCTCGTCAATCGTACGGGTTTTATAGAATAGAGATTCTCGGTGCTTTGGTTTCTATCCAGTTAATATGGCTGCTTGCCGGGATTATTGTATACGAAGCCATAGATAGGCTCATTACTGGTTCTAAAAATGTGGATGGGTTTATAATGTTTCTAGTTGCCGCATTTGGTCTTGTGGTTAACATAATTATGGCTGTGTTATTAGGTCATGATCATGGCCACGGTCATGGTCATGGTCACGATCATGGCCATGGTCATGGCCATGACCACGGACACAGTCATCATGGTCACAGTCACGGACTTACAGTTTCTACTCATGATCTTACAAAAGACGACGAGCACCATCATCATACTCACGACAACCACACTCACCATGATGAAGAGAATCATTCAAAAGATCCACACAATCATACTCACGAAGATCACATTCACCATCACACCGGCGAAGGTGTTACTGAACCACTTCTTGCAGAATCAAAAGACAAGTCCAAGAAGAAGAGAAACATAAACGTGCAGGGCGCTTATCTCCATGTACTCGGCGACTCCATCCAAAGTATTGGAGTAATGATTGGAGGAGCAGTGATATGGTATAAACCAGAATGGAAAATAGTTGATTTAATTTGCACTCTCATATTTTCAGTAATTGTTTTAGGGACAACAATCAACATGTTGCGAAACATTTTGGAAGTTCTAATGGAAAGCACGCCTCGAGAGATCGATGCTACTCAGCTTGAAAGGGGGATATTAGATATTGAAGAAGTAGTGGCTGTTCATGAGCTGCACATTTGGGCCATTACAGTTGGGAAGATTTTATTAGCATGTCATGTTAAAATCAACCGCGATGCCGACGCAGAGGTGGTGTTGGACAAGGTTGTAGACTACATCAGAAGGGTTTATAACATCAGTCATGTAACTATACAGATAGAGCGTTAG